A window of Phyllopteryx taeniolatus isolate TA_2022b chromosome 19, UOR_Ptae_1.2, whole genome shotgun sequence contains these coding sequences:
- the cdc42ep1a gene encoding cdc42 effector protein 1 → MNLQEKLSGLKGLVTHSHSKRRFKPDLTVDMISPPLGDFRHTMHVGRGGDVFGDTSFLSNHGGSSNGGNGETDSMSTPDNKLGAFFSRTIRQIRRGSDNRTREGSKDVSLPPPPISPIIKNAVSLPRLDVDMYSGSTTTKVLFPSSQSTPGERKSSYGLESGFVTLPRLSRSERQQPSISNPVPYLTNVHRGSLTDPSDAILTTRSSAVVTLDPKSTAFSSSFASLTSLDTFNFDLGPSLMSEVFGLLDGDSHTWERDETGSPSGLANEGSEMDSATISYVDSLLREDCAGGKGPQGAEWDDDEGSANEVNGVGMSAKLPDTLKEVSPERAKLAVRMESERFQSAADVLARHYGGHNRMEPVDSEMMKKISYSYTDDDDDEIKV, encoded by the exons ATGAATCTCCAGGAAAAGCTCTCAGGCCTTAAAGGTCTGGTGACACACTCTCACAGCAAACGGCGTTTTAAACCCGACCTCACGGTGGACATGATCAGCCCCCCGTTGGGCGACTTTCGCCATACGATGCACGTCGGCCGTGGCGGCGATGTGTTCGGAGACACCTCCTTCCTTAGCAACCACGGCGGCTCGTCAAACGGGGGCAACGGGGAAACGGACTCCATGTCCACCCCCGACAACAAACTCGGGGCGTTTTTCTCCAGGACAATCCGACAAATCAGGAGGGGCTCTGACAACAGAACCAGAGAAGGATCCAAGGACGTGTCACTGCCTCCTCCGCCCATTTCTCCCATCATCAAGAATGCCGTCTCCCTTCCAAGGCTGGACGTGGACATGTATAGTGGAAGCACCACCACAAAGGTGCTCTTCCCCAGTTCTCAAAGCACACCAGGGGAGAGGAAGAGTTCTTACG GTTTGGAGTCTGGCTTCGTTACACTCCCTCGTCTGTCGCGCTCTGAGCGTCAACAGCCCTCCATCTCCAACCCCGTCCCGTACTTGACCAACGTGCATCGCGGCTCTCTGACCGACCCCTCCGACGCCATCTTGACCACCCGCTCTTCTGCCGTTGTGACCTTGGACCCCAAATCAACCgccttttccagctccttcgCCTCCCTCACCTCCCTGGACACCTTCAACTTCGACCTGGGCCCCTCCCTCATGAGCGAGGTGTTCGGCCTACTGGACGGCGACAGTCACACCTGGGAGAGAGACGAGACGGGGTCGCCGTCGGGGCTCGCCAATGAAGGATCAGAGATGGACTCGGCTACTATCTCTTATGTGGACTCCCTGCTGAGAGAGGACTGCGCAGGCGGGAAGGGTCCACAGGGGGCGGAATGGGATGACGACGAGGGGAGCGCCAATGAGGTGAACGGAGTCGGGATGTCCGCGAAACTACCTGACACGCTGAAGGAAGTCTCACCTGAGCGAGCGAAATTAGCAGTGAGAATGGAAAGTGAGCGCTTCCAGAGTGCCGCGGATGTGCTCGCACGCCATTACGGTGGTCACAACAGGATGGAGCCGGTCGATTCGGAGATGATGAAGAAAATATCCTACAGCTACAcagatgatgacgatgatgaaaTCAAAGTCTGA
- the sh3bp1 gene encoding SH3 domain-binding protein 1 isoform X1, whose amino-acid sequence MLRQSLSILKQLGSSGKSQDVSELLHADLVVVEQRVEPAKRAAQMLHKKLQGCMQSQTGPDAERRMKKLPLMLLSISMAESFKDFDADSSIRKVLEMCCFMEKKLASLLADFEIKVEKEVLEPLNKLGEEELPEVLKNKKHFAKLHTDWNNARLRSQGSTGPQAKQDGLKEEEEEALRKLEIIKNQYSADLYHFATKEDDYASYFIRLLELQAEYHKNSHEFLDKNINELKENHSQKGPPANPFGPKVFGEPLASHLLQSNREIAAPIQECVHMLLRTGMREEGLFRLTAAASVVKRLKTCMDQGTVDHSEFRMDPHAVAGALKCYLRELPEPLLTFELYKDWFKAAGEKDCTEKLEQFRILLKKLPPENYNNLRYLVQFLSLLSEHQAANKMTPGNIAIVLGPNLLWPQAEGEITLVDMASASSVQVVTVIEPLIQYSAVLFPEEISFEIPGLPKVQDDRSKISEQAPLSRRVSTSSTASSSSIYHLPCSKTSSVSSEDSVSVTAVKSERRQAWAASGHEAATTTQKDTATLSSSPTARTSLLPIQNPIPHPRTAGSNPGHSRDPVQKQCSEQLEPISEPPPVSPKAVVTISTPNKPKRSISVRKANETSEPLTVHYSKTKAPVPPKPRAPPAPAATDGNQVTRPPPPTRPVGLKKPPIKKSGLKAPSCPPPLPPALLSKQAPSIAQ is encoded by the exons ATGCTCCGACAGTCTCTGAGCATTCTCAAGCAGCTTGGATCTTCGGGAAA GTCGCAAGATGTCAGCGAGCTTCTACACGCGGACCTGGTTGTG GTGGAGCAGCGGGTGGAGCCAGCCAAGAGAGCAGCACAGATGCTCCACAagaagctgcaaggctgcatgCAGAGTCAGACAGGGCCAGATGCTGAAAGACGGATG AAGAAGCTGCCTCTCATGCTGCTGTCAATCAGCATGGCGGAAAGCTTCAAAGACTTTGATGCTGACTCCTCCATCAG GAAGGTGCTGGAGATGTGTTGTTTCATGGAGAAGAAGTTGGCCAGCCTGCTGGCAGACTTTGAGATCAAAGTGGAGAAGGAAGTTTTGGAGCCACTGAATAAACTTGGCGag GAAGAATTGCCAGAGGTTCTCAAAAACAAGAAGCACTTTGCAAAGCTTCATACAGACTGGAACAATGCTCGTCTCAG GAGCCAGGGCAGCACCGGTCCACAGGCCAAGCAGGACGGTctcaaggaggaggaagaagaagctcTGAGGAAGTTGGAGATTATCAAG AATCAGTATTCAGCAGACCTGTATCACTTTGCGACCAAAGAAGACGACTACGCAAGCTACTTCATTCGC CTTTTGGAGCTGCAAGCAGAATACCACAAAAATTCACACGAGTTCCTGGATAAAAATATAAACGAACTCAAGGAGAATCACAGCCAGAAAG GGCCACCAGCAAACCCCTTCGGACCGAAGGTTTTCGGCGAGCCTCTTGCCTCTCATCTGCTTCAGAGCAACCGGGAAATCGCAGCACCCATTCAAGAATGTGTTCACATGCTGCTCAGAACAGGGATGAGAGaagag GGTCTGTTTCGTCTCACGGCGGCCGCCTCAGTGGTGAAGAGGCTCAAGACTTGCATGGATCAGGGGACGGTCGATCACAGTGAGTTCCGCATGGACCCTCACGCTGTGGCCG GAGCTCTGAAGTGTTACCTGCGAGAACTTCCTGAACCACTACTGACCTTTGAACTGTACAAAGACTGGTTCAAAGCAGCCGG TGAAAAAGACTGTACAGAAAAGCTGGAGCAGTTCCGAATACTACTGAAGAAACTACCGCCTGAAAACTACAACAACCTCAG GTACCTAGTTCAGTTCTTGTCGCTGCTGTCCGAGCACCAGGCTGCAAACAAGATGACGCCCGGTAACATTGCCATCGTCCTGGGGCCCAACCTCCTCTGGCCACAAGCCGAGGG GGAGATCACTCTGGTTGACATGGCGTCCGCCTCCTCGGTGCAGGTGGTGACAGTTATTGAGCCTCTCATTCAATACAGCGCCGTGCTCTTCCCTGAAG AGATATCCTTTGAGATTCCGGGGCTTCCCAAGGTCCAAGATGACCGGTCTAAGATCTCAGAACAAGCGCCACTGAGCAGAAGAGTCTCCACTTCCTCCacagcctcctcctcttcaattTATCATCTCCCTTGCTCCAAGACAAGCAG TGTATCCTCTGAGGATAGCGTCAGTGTCACCGCCGTGAAATCCGAGAGACGCCAAGCGTGGGCTGCTTCTGGACACGAGGCCGCAACCACGACCCAAAAAGACACGGCGACACTCAGCAGCTCACCCACCGCAAGAACCAGCTTGCTGCCAATCCAGAACCCGATCCCACATCCCAGAACCGCAGGGTCCAACCCAGGACACAGCAGGGACCCCGTCCAGAAGCAGTGCTCGGAGCAGTTGGAGCCCATTTCGGAGCCCCCTCCCGTCTCACCGAAAGCAGTTGTGACGATCAGCACACCAAACAAAC CAAAGAGGAGCATCAGTGTGAGAAAAGCCAATGAAACTAGCGAGCCGTTGACAGTTCACTACAGCAAGACCAAAGCGCCGGTGCCGCCAAAGCCGCGGGCCCCTCCGGCACCCGCAGCGACAGACGGGAACCAGGTGACAcgtccgccacctccaactcggCCGGTTGGTCTCAAAAAGCCGCCGATTAAAAAGTCTGGACTTAAAGCCCCCAGTTGCCCTCCGCCGCTTCCGCCAGCGTTACTGTCCAAACAGGCTCCTTCAATAGCACAGTAA
- the sh3bp1 gene encoding SH3 domain-binding protein 1 isoform X2 — MLLSISMAESFKDFDADSSIRKVLEMCCFMEKKLASLLADFEIKVEKEVLEPLNKLGEEELPEVLKNKKHFAKLHTDWNNARLRSQGSTGPQAKQDGLKEEEEEALRKLEIIKNQYSADLYHFATKEDDYASYFIRLLELQAEYHKNSHEFLDKNINELKENHSQKGPPANPFGPKVFGEPLASHLLQSNREIAAPIQECVHMLLRTGMREEGLFRLTAAASVVKRLKTCMDQGTVDHSEFRMDPHAVAGALKCYLRELPEPLLTFELYKDWFKAAGEKDCTEKLEQFRILLKKLPPENYNNLRYLVQFLSLLSEHQAANKMTPGNIAIVLGPNLLWPQAEGEITLVDMASASSVQVVTVIEPLIQYSAVLFPEEISFEIPGLPKVQDDRSKISEQAPLSRRVSTSSTASSSSIYHLPCSKTSSVSSEDSVSVTAVKSERRQAWAASGHEAATTTQKDTATLSSSPTARTSLLPIQNPIPHPRTAGSNPGHSRDPVQKQCSEQLEPISEPPPVSPKAVVTISTPNKPKRSISVRKANETSEPLTVHYSKTKAPVPPKPRAPPAPAATDGNQVTRPPPPTRPVGLKKPPIKKSGLKAPSCPPPLPPALLSKQAPSIAQ, encoded by the exons ATGCTGCTGTCAATCAGCATGGCGGAAAGCTTCAAAGACTTTGATGCTGACTCCTCCATCAG GAAGGTGCTGGAGATGTGTTGTTTCATGGAGAAGAAGTTGGCCAGCCTGCTGGCAGACTTTGAGATCAAAGTGGAGAAGGAAGTTTTGGAGCCACTGAATAAACTTGGCGag GAAGAATTGCCAGAGGTTCTCAAAAACAAGAAGCACTTTGCAAAGCTTCATACAGACTGGAACAATGCTCGTCTCAG GAGCCAGGGCAGCACCGGTCCACAGGCCAAGCAGGACGGTctcaaggaggaggaagaagaagctcTGAGGAAGTTGGAGATTATCAAG AATCAGTATTCAGCAGACCTGTATCACTTTGCGACCAAAGAAGACGACTACGCAAGCTACTTCATTCGC CTTTTGGAGCTGCAAGCAGAATACCACAAAAATTCACACGAGTTCCTGGATAAAAATATAAACGAACTCAAGGAGAATCACAGCCAGAAAG GGCCACCAGCAAACCCCTTCGGACCGAAGGTTTTCGGCGAGCCTCTTGCCTCTCATCTGCTTCAGAGCAACCGGGAAATCGCAGCACCCATTCAAGAATGTGTTCACATGCTGCTCAGAACAGGGATGAGAGaagag GGTCTGTTTCGTCTCACGGCGGCCGCCTCAGTGGTGAAGAGGCTCAAGACTTGCATGGATCAGGGGACGGTCGATCACAGTGAGTTCCGCATGGACCCTCACGCTGTGGCCG GAGCTCTGAAGTGTTACCTGCGAGAACTTCCTGAACCACTACTGACCTTTGAACTGTACAAAGACTGGTTCAAAGCAGCCGG TGAAAAAGACTGTACAGAAAAGCTGGAGCAGTTCCGAATACTACTGAAGAAACTACCGCCTGAAAACTACAACAACCTCAG GTACCTAGTTCAGTTCTTGTCGCTGCTGTCCGAGCACCAGGCTGCAAACAAGATGACGCCCGGTAACATTGCCATCGTCCTGGGGCCCAACCTCCTCTGGCCACAAGCCGAGGG GGAGATCACTCTGGTTGACATGGCGTCCGCCTCCTCGGTGCAGGTGGTGACAGTTATTGAGCCTCTCATTCAATACAGCGCCGTGCTCTTCCCTGAAG AGATATCCTTTGAGATTCCGGGGCTTCCCAAGGTCCAAGATGACCGGTCTAAGATCTCAGAACAAGCGCCACTGAGCAGAAGAGTCTCCACTTCCTCCacagcctcctcctcttcaattTATCATCTCCCTTGCTCCAAGACAAGCAG TGTATCCTCTGAGGATAGCGTCAGTGTCACCGCCGTGAAATCCGAGAGACGCCAAGCGTGGGCTGCTTCTGGACACGAGGCCGCAACCACGACCCAAAAAGACACGGCGACACTCAGCAGCTCACCCACCGCAAGAACCAGCTTGCTGCCAATCCAGAACCCGATCCCACATCCCAGAACCGCAGGGTCCAACCCAGGACACAGCAGGGACCCCGTCCAGAAGCAGTGCTCGGAGCAGTTGGAGCCCATTTCGGAGCCCCCTCCCGTCTCACCGAAAGCAGTTGTGACGATCAGCACACCAAACAAAC CAAAGAGGAGCATCAGTGTGAGAAAAGCCAATGAAACTAGCGAGCCGTTGACAGTTCACTACAGCAAGACCAAAGCGCCGGTGCCGCCAAAGCCGCGGGCCCCTCCGGCACCCGCAGCGACAGACGGGAACCAGGTGACAcgtccgccacctccaactcggCCGGTTGGTCTCAAAAAGCCGCCGATTAAAAAGTCTGGACTTAAAGCCCCCAGTTGCCCTCCGCCGCTTCCGCCAGCGTTACTGTCCAAACAGGCTCCTTCAATAGCACAGTAA